One stretch of Candidatus Latescibacterota bacterium DNA includes these proteins:
- a CDS encoding adenosylcobalamin-dependent ribonucleoside-diphosphate reductase, whose amino-acid sequence MKTAPYEATCITEIGSKVLLKQYLAKDDEGTTVEQPEDLFWRVAVCAAEAERLYGATDEQIMEWAGAFYGLMATGKFMPNTPTLINAGRNNGLGLAACYVLPINDSLIEGKGSIYDTLHGMATVHKAGGGTGFSFSSIRPEGNLVNSTSGVASGPISFMTLYDASTNVVKQGGTRRGANMGVLHCTHPDIVKFIKCKEGVDQITNFNISVAVTDSFMEAVYGDKPWDLLCPTTGEIAETVAAKELFDAIVFQAHATGEPGLFFVDEANRFNPIPHLGRYEATNPCGEQPLLPYDVCSLASINVSKYATQDINYVELQRDVATAVRFLDNILDVNQFPLPEITALTKRIRRIGLGIMGWADLLIKLEISYDSPKALELADTLMRAVNHGAHEASANLVETRGTFPEWEKSIWGPDDTCARRQDGERVRPFLPQRHCNVTTIAPTGSISMIAGCSGGIEPLFAVGMIRKQAGAEMLDINPMLIEVGEREGFLSDEVRAHITTHGTADHPDIPEKWRKIFVTAHEIPAEQHVRMQSAFQRRCDSAISKTVNLSNSAKVEAVAESYILAHKLGCKGITAYRDGARPGQTLTAGTGDPEAKQAHLTGLVRPEYTWGFTRKINFGELGKIYITVNTDTETNQMLEVFLGWGKAGSDQKTLVEALGRVISLGLKEGIAVSSIVKQLIGIGGSTGVFYKGGRFSSIPDAVAKTMLAASNEAAPVSEQLGIFEQHCPDCDAKLVLVEGCKKCMACGYSACG is encoded by the coding sequence ATGAAGACAGCTCCGTACGAAGCAACTTGTATCACAGAGATAGGAAGTAAGGTATTACTTAAGCAATACCTAGCAAAAGATGACGAAGGTACGACGGTAGAACAACCAGAAGACTTATTTTGGAGAGTAGCAGTGTGCGCTGCAGAAGCAGAGCGTTTGTACGGAGCTACCGACGAACAGATTATGGAATGGGCAGGAGCCTTTTACGGCCTGATGGCGACTGGAAAGTTCATGCCCAACACACCAACTCTGATCAACGCTGGTCGCAACAACGGCTTAGGTTTAGCAGCTTGTTATGTTCTCCCTATCAACGACAGCTTGATCGAAGGCAAAGGATCTATCTACGACACGCTACACGGCATGGCCACAGTGCACAAAGCTGGAGGCGGGACTGGTTTCTCGTTCTCTAGCATAAGGCCTGAAGGTAACTTAGTCAACAGTACCTCAGGCGTAGCGTCTGGACCGATCTCTTTCATGACACTGTACGATGCATCAACCAACGTGGTTAAGCAGGGTGGCACACGGCGCGGCGCTAACATGGGCGTCCTACACTGCACTCACCCTGACATAGTAAAGTTCATCAAATGTAAAGAGGGCGTAGATCAGATCACTAACTTCAACATCTCTGTAGCCGTAACAGATAGTTTCATGGAAGCTGTGTACGGTGACAAACCGTGGGATCTACTGTGTCCCACCACTGGAGAGATAGCAGAGACAGTAGCCGCCAAGGAACTGTTCGACGCAATAGTATTCCAGGCTCATGCAACAGGTGAGCCTGGACTGTTCTTTGTGGACGAGGCTAATAGATTCAACCCGATTCCACACTTGGGACGGTACGAAGCAACCAACCCGTGTGGTGAGCAGCCACTATTACCCTACGACGTGTGCTCTCTGGCGTCAATTAACGTCAGTAAATACGCAACGCAGGATATCAACTACGTCGAGCTGCAACGGGATGTAGCAACAGCAGTTAGGTTCTTGGACAACATACTAGATGTTAATCAATTTCCACTGCCGGAGATAACAGCGCTGACTAAACGCATACGACGCATAGGCTTAGGAATCATGGGTTGGGCTGACTTGCTGATAAAGCTAGAGATATCCTATGACAGTCCGAAAGCATTGGAGCTTGCTGACACCTTAATGCGGGCAGTAAATCACGGCGCACACGAAGCATCAGCAAATCTGGTCGAAACAAGAGGCACGTTTCCAGAATGGGAGAAGTCTATCTGGGGACCGGACGACACGTGCGCGCGGAGACAGGACGGCGAGAGAGTAAGACCGTTCCTACCGCAGCGTCACTGTAACGTAACTACAATAGCACCAACAGGTTCCATCAGTATGATCGCAGGATGCTCGGGCGGCATTGAACCGCTTTTTGCTGTTGGTATGATTCGGAAGCAAGCTGGTGCCGAGATGCTGGACATTAACCCTATGCTAATCGAAGTGGGAGAGCGGGAGGGATTTTTGTCTGACGAGGTGCGGGCGCATATCACAACACACGGCACCGCTGACCACCCAGACATCCCAGAGAAGTGGCGCAAGATATTCGTAACAGCGCACGAGATACCAGCAGAGCAACACGTACGTATGCAGTCGGCGTTTCAGAGACGATGCGACAGTGCTATTTCGAAGACAGTAAACCTGTCAAATAGTGCCAAGGTAGAGGCCGTAGCTGAGAGTTATATCCTAGCTCATAAATTGGGCTGTAAGGGCATCACCGCCTATAGGGATGGTGCACGACCGGGTCAGACCTTAACGGCCGGCACAGGCGATCCTGAGGCCAAACAGGCCCATCTGACAGGCCTAGTACGACCAGAATATACGTGGGGCTTTACTAGGAAGATAAATTTCGGAGAATTGGGTAAGATTTACATCACAGTCAACACGGACACTGAAACAAATCAGATGCTGGAAGTGTTCTTAGGTTGGGGCAAAGCAGGCAGCGATCAGAAGACACTGGTGGAAGCGCTCGGTCGAGTGATCTCACTAGGCCTGAAGGAAGGCATCGCTGTCAGCAGTATAGTTAAGCAACTCATAGGCATAGGCGGGAGTACTGGGGTTTTCTATAAGGGAGGCAGATTCTCTTCGATCCCCGACGCTGTAGCCAAGACAATGCTGGCGGCCTCCAACGAAGCAGCGCCTGTTAGTGAGCAGCTAGGAATCTTTGAGCAACACTGTCCTGACTGTGACGCCAAGCTGGTTTTAGTGGAAGGCTGTAAGAAATGTATGGCATGTGGATACTCCGCGTGCGGATAG